The Luteimonas sp. YGD11-2 genome has a window encoding:
- a CDS encoding amino acid permease — MPPDPKAAAATTAAHDPRPTLGPAAAFAITIGIVVGAGIFRTPSLVAGASSSGAMMLIAWLVGGALSVVGALCYAELATTYPQAGGDYAYLRRAYGRRPAFLYAWARLTVIQTGSIVLLAYVIGDYMQQLFDLGPWSSSLYAAATVVVLTAVNWWGVRQGTTVQNVLTAVEIAGVLLIIVAGLLFAPAAAPTHFGGGADGSSLGLVLVFVLLTYGGWNEAVYITSEVRDARRWMPRILVLSLIVIAALYLLVNLAYLRVLGLGGMAASDAVAADLVRAAFGPTGSAVMSAIVVAAALTSANATMITGARSVYAVGRDFPALGFIGRWDRQHGTPRAAMLAQGVLSLLLVGLAATAIDGFRTAVEYTAPVFWLFFLLVGLSLFVLRRRDPGRERPFRVPLYPVLPLLFCATSAYLLYSSLAYTGMGALVGVGVLALGGVLLLFLEPSTRTQESP; from the coding sequence ATGCCACCCGATCCCAAGGCCGCTGCGGCCACCACCGCCGCACATGACCCGCGCCCCACCCTGGGGCCGGCCGCTGCATTCGCCATCACCATCGGCATCGTGGTCGGTGCCGGCATCTTCCGCACGCCGTCGCTGGTTGCAGGGGCATCGTCGAGCGGGGCGATGATGCTCATCGCGTGGCTGGTCGGCGGTGCGCTGTCGGTGGTCGGTGCCCTCTGCTACGCCGAACTCGCCACCACGTACCCGCAGGCCGGTGGCGACTACGCATACCTGCGCCGTGCCTACGGCAGGCGGCCCGCGTTCCTCTATGCATGGGCACGGCTGACGGTCATCCAGACCGGCTCGATCGTGCTGCTGGCCTATGTCATCGGCGACTACATGCAGCAGCTGTTCGACCTCGGCCCGTGGTCGTCGTCGCTCTATGCCGCCGCCACCGTCGTGGTGCTGACCGCGGTGAACTGGTGGGGCGTGCGCCAGGGCACGACGGTGCAGAACGTGCTCACGGCGGTGGAGATCGCAGGGGTGCTGCTCATCATCGTCGCGGGCCTGCTGTTCGCGCCCGCGGCGGCCCCCACGCACTTCGGCGGCGGCGCCGACGGCAGCTCCCTCGGGCTGGTGCTGGTGTTCGTGCTGCTGACCTACGGCGGCTGGAACGAGGCGGTCTACATCACCTCGGAAGTGCGCGATGCGCGGCGCTGGATGCCGCGCATCCTGGTCCTCAGCCTGATCGTGATCGCGGCCCTCTACCTGCTGGTCAACCTCGCCTACCTGCGCGTGCTGGGCCTCGGCGGCATGGCCGCATCCGATGCGGTGGCGGCGGACCTGGTGCGTGCCGCGTTCGGGCCGACGGGTTCAGCCGTGATGAGCGCGATCGTGGTGGCCGCCGCGCTGACGTCGGCCAACGCCACCATGATCACCGGCGCGCGCAGCGTGTACGCGGTCGGCCGTGATTTCCCGGCGCTCGGCTTCATCGGCCGCTGGGACCGGCAGCACGGCACCCCGCGCGCGGCGATGCTCGCGCAGGGCGTGCTGTCGTTGCTGCTTGTCGGCCTCGCCGCCACCGCCATCGATGGCTTCCGCACTGCGGTCGAGTACACGGCGCCGGTGTTCTGGCTGTTCTTCCTGCTGGTCGGGCTGTCGCTGTTCGTGCTGCGCAGGCGCGACCCCGGGCGCGAACGCCCCTTCCGCGTGCCGCTGTATCCCGTGTTGCCGCTGCTGTTCTGCGCGACCAGCGCCTACCTGCTGTACTCCAGTCTGGCGTATACAGGCATGGGCGCACTCGTCGGCGTCGGCGTACTGGCGCTGGGCGGGGTGCTGCTGCTGTTCCTCGAACCGTCCACCCGCACCCAGGAGTCACCATGA
- a CDS encoding class I SAM-dependent methyltransferase, producing the protein MSFPKTLAGLLLCLPLVAACADEATPAERTSDAAMTATADAQDMQPVSAATEPPSPYAEVDIPKPSREPDVIYVPTPQPVVDAMLELAGVDSNDILYDLGSGDGRIPVTAAQKHGIRAVGIDINPIRIREANANAEKAGVTDLVEFREEDLFETDISEATVVTLYLLQSLNVRLRPKLLSELRPGTRIVSHAFDMANEWEPEETRAVGDSSMIYLWTVPER; encoded by the coding sequence ATGAGCTTCCCGAAGACACTCGCCGGTCTGCTGCTGTGCCTGCCCCTGGTGGCAGCCTGCGCGGACGAGGCAACACCGGCCGAACGCACCAGCGACGCCGCGATGACCGCCACCGCCGACGCGCAGGACATGCAGCCCGTCTCCGCCGCCACCGAACCGCCCTCCCCCTATGCCGAAGTCGACATCCCGAAACCCAGCCGCGAACCCGACGTGATCTACGTCCCCACCCCGCAGCCGGTGGTGGACGCGATGCTGGAACTGGCAGGGGTGGACTCCAACGACATCCTCTACGACCTCGGCTCCGGCGATGGCCGCATCCCGGTCACCGCCGCACAGAAGCATGGCATCCGCGCCGTCGGCATCGACATCAACCCGATCCGCATACGCGAGGCGAACGCCAACGCCGAGAAGGCCGGCGTGACCGACCTGGTGGAGTTCCGCGAGGAGGATCTGTTCGAGACCGACATCAGCGAGGCCACGGTGGTCACGCTGTACCTGCTGCAGAGCCTCAACGTACGCCTGCGGCCGAAGCTGCTGAGCGAACTCAGGCCCGGCACCCGCATCGTCAGCCACGCGTTCGACATGGCCAACGAGTGGGAGCCCGAAGAGACCCGCGCCGTCGGCGACAGCAGCATGATCTACCTGTGGACGGTGCCCGAGCGCTGA
- a CDS encoding DUF1249 domain-containing protein, which yields MSRLMLRQPRIPRLGRLGWLMGLYAENHQRLVRLFEPGELAPGRYLSSIGDGLDVHLDVLDQHRYTTELRLSYGLVDPLTGEPDPSAYLRLYRDARQVEATHCYVGRRWQDVIGMFPPPAEVIGHRMRMNTFLGKWLQYLAERGHGVATLVPAGEAEPLAEA from the coding sequence ATGTCCCGATTGATGCTCCGCCAGCCCCGCATCCCCCGTCTCGGCCGCCTCGGCTGGCTGATGGGCCTGTACGCCGAGAACCACCAGCGCCTGGTGCGGCTGTTCGAGCCGGGCGAGCTTGCCCCCGGGCGTTACCTGTCGAGCATCGGCGATGGTCTGGATGTGCACCTGGACGTGCTCGACCAGCACCGCTACACCACCGAGCTGCGGTTGTCGTACGGGCTGGTCGATCCGCTCACCGGAGAGCCCGATCCCTCCGCCTATCTGCGCCTGTACCGCGACGCCCGCCAGGTCGAGGCCACGCACTGTTACGTGGGGCGCCGCTGGCAGGACGTCATCGGCATGTTCCCGCCGCCGGCCGAGGTGATCGGTCACCGCATGCGGATGAACACCTTCCTCGGCAAATGGCTGCAGTACCTGGCCGAGCGCGGCCACGGCGTGGCCACGCTGGTGCCGGCCGGCGAAGCGGAACCGCTCGCCGAAGCCTGA
- a CDS encoding pyruvate, water dikinase regulatory protein: MAQDSNHSPVRPVFYVSDGTGITAETIGHSLLTQFVGFRFVTDRIPFVDSVEKAEQAVAEIGRACEHHGYRPIVVSSCVDPAINAALARSGALILDVFAPFIAPMEVELGVARESRVGRAHGMVDFDTYHRRINAMNFALAHDDGIALNYDEADVILVAVSRAGKTPTCVYLALHYGIRAANYPLTEEDLESDRLPPRLRPYRSKLYGLTIDPQRLHQIRQERRPNSHYAKLETCRSEVAAAETMLRMERIPILSTTHASIEEISSRILEDLDINREMF, encoded by the coding sequence ATGGCCCAGGACTCGAACCATTCCCCGGTGCGGCCGGTGTTCTACGTGTCCGACGGTACCGGGATCACCGCCGAGACCATCGGCCACAGCCTGCTGACGCAGTTCGTGGGCTTCCGCTTTGTCACCGACCGCATCCCCTTCGTCGACAGCGTCGAAAAGGCGGAGCAGGCAGTGGCCGAGATCGGGCGCGCGTGCGAGCACCACGGCTACCGGCCGATCGTGGTGAGTTCCTGCGTGGACCCGGCCATCAACGCCGCCCTGGCGCGCAGTGGTGCGCTGATCCTCGACGTGTTCGCACCGTTCATCGCGCCGATGGAAGTGGAGCTTGGGGTGGCGCGCGAGTCGCGGGTCGGCCGCGCGCACGGGATGGTGGACTTCGACACCTACCACCGGCGCATCAACGCGATGAACTTCGCGCTGGCGCACGACGACGGCATCGCGCTGAACTACGACGAGGCCGACGTGATCCTGGTGGCGGTGTCGCGCGCCGGCAAGACGCCGACCTGCGTGTACCTGGCCCTGCACTACGGCATCCGTGCAGCCAACTACCCGCTCACCGAGGAGGACCTGGAATCGGACCGGCTGCCGCCACGGCTGCGCCCGTACCGTTCCAAGCTCTACGGGCTGACGATCGATCCGCAGCGCCTGCACCAGATCCGCCAGGAGCGCCGGCCCAATTCGCACTACGCAAAACTCGAGACCTGCCGCAGCGAGGTGGCCGCGGCCGAGACGATGCTGCGCATGGAGCGGATCCCGATCCTGAGCACCACGCATGCATCGATCGAGGAGATCTCCAGCCGCATCCTCGAGGACCTCGACATCAACCGCGAGATGTTCTGA
- the ppsA gene encoding phosphoenolpyruvate synthase, with translation MSANILWLHDLRLGDLAQVGGKNSSLGEMIGNLAQLGVSVPGGFATTADAFKDFIAHNNLHQRIFDRLATLDVEDVTALTAAGGEIRGWVIEAPLQPGLEQDIRTAYAKLCADNGGGEVAVAVRSSATAEDLPDASFAGQQETFLNVTGADDVVVKVKEVFASLYNDRAIAYRVHHGFKHEDVFLSAGVQLMVRSDCGASGVLFTLDTESGFRDVVFITSSYGLGENVVQGAVNPDEFYVYKPTLRQGKPAILRRSLGAKQIRMVYSDQPGERVRNEDTPAALRAKFSITDEDVQELARQALTIEQHYERPMDIEWAKDGVSGKLFIVQARPETVKSRGKATQIERYTLGQRGPVVTEGRAIGQKIGSGVARVVRSLDDMHKVQPGDVLVADMTDPDWEPVMKRSAAIVTNRGGRTCHAAIIARELGVPAVVGTGNALDSIKDGQMVTVSCAEGDTGIIYDGELPFERTTTDLSSMPEAPLKIMMNVANPERAFDFGQLPNAGIGLARLEMIIASHIGVHPRALLEYDRQDAKTKAAIDERIAGYADPVSFYVDRLAEGIATLTASVAPNPVIVRMSDFKSNEYANLLGGRQYEPEEENPMIGFRGASRYVDPSFAPSFALECRAVKRVREDMGLDNLWVMIPFVRTLGEGRKVLDVLAQNGLKQGDNGLKVIMMCEVPSNALLADEFLDMFDGFSIGSNDMTQLTLGLDRDSAIVAGLFDERDPAVKKMLSMAIQAARRRGKYIGICGQGPSDHPDLAEWLMQEGIESVSLNPDTVVDTWLRLAKLKAQG, from the coding sequence TTGAGCGCCAATATCCTCTGGCTGCACGACCTGCGACTCGGCGACCTCGCCCAGGTCGGCGGCAAGAACTCCTCGCTTGGCGAGATGATCGGCAACCTGGCCCAGCTCGGCGTTTCGGTGCCGGGCGGATTCGCCACCACCGCCGATGCGTTCAAGGACTTCATCGCCCACAACAACCTGCACCAGCGCATCTTCGACCGCCTGGCCACGCTGGATGTCGAGGATGTCACCGCGCTGACCGCCGCCGGTGGCGAGATCCGTGGCTGGGTGATCGAGGCGCCGCTGCAGCCGGGCCTGGAGCAGGACATCCGCACCGCCTACGCGAAGCTGTGCGCCGACAACGGCGGTGGCGAGGTCGCGGTGGCGGTGCGCTCTTCAGCGACGGCCGAGGATCTGCCCGATGCCTCGTTCGCCGGCCAGCAGGAAACCTTCCTCAACGTCACCGGCGCCGACGACGTCGTGGTCAAGGTCAAGGAGGTCTTCGCCAGCCTCTACAACGACCGCGCGATCGCCTATCGCGTGCATCACGGCTTCAAGCACGAGGACGTGTTCCTGTCGGCCGGCGTGCAGCTGATGGTGCGTTCGGACTGTGGCGCCTCGGGCGTGCTGTTCACCCTCGACACCGAATCCGGCTTCCGCGACGTGGTGTTCATCACCTCGAGCTACGGGCTGGGCGAGAACGTCGTGCAGGGCGCGGTCAATCCCGACGAGTTCTATGTCTACAAGCCCACGCTGCGGCAGGGCAAGCCGGCGATCCTGCGCCGCTCGCTGGGCGCCAAGCAGATCCGCATGGTCTATTCCGACCAGCCGGGCGAGCGCGTGCGCAACGAGGACACCCCCGCCGCGCTGCGTGCGAAGTTCTCGATCACCGACGAGGATGTGCAGGAACTCGCACGCCAGGCGCTGACCATCGAGCAGCACTACGAGCGGCCGATGGACATCGAGTGGGCAAAGGATGGCGTCAGCGGCAAGCTGTTCATCGTGCAGGCGCGCCCGGAAACGGTGAAGTCGCGCGGCAAGGCCACGCAGATCGAGCGCTACACGCTGGGCCAGCGCGGCCCGGTGGTCACCGAAGGCCGTGCGATCGGCCAGAAGATCGGCTCAGGCGTTGCCCGCGTGGTGCGTTCGCTCGACGACATGCACAAGGTGCAGCCGGGCGACGTGCTGGTCGCCGATATGACCGATCCGGACTGGGAGCCGGTGATGAAGCGCTCCGCGGCGATCGTCACCAACCGGGGTGGCCGCACCTGCCACGCCGCGATCATCGCCCGCGAGCTGGGCGTACCCGCCGTGGTCGGCACCGGCAACGCGCTGGACAGCATCAAGGATGGCCAGATGGTCACCGTGAGCTGCGCCGAAGGTGATACCGGCATCATCTACGACGGCGAGCTGCCCTTCGAACGCACGACGACCGACCTGTCGTCGATGCCGGAAGCACCGCTCAAGATCATGATGAACGTCGCCAACCCGGAACGCGCCTTCGACTTCGGCCAGCTGCCCAACGCCGGCATCGGCCTGGCGCGCCTGGAGATGATCATCGCCAGCCATATCGGCGTGCATCCGCGTGCGCTGCTGGAATACGACCGCCAGGATGCGAAGACGAAGGCGGCCATCGACGAGCGCATTGCCGGCTACGCCGATCCGGTGTCGTTCTACGTCGACCGCCTCGCCGAGGGCATCGCCACGCTGACGGCCTCGGTGGCACCGAACCCGGTCATCGTGCGCATGTCCGACTTCAAGTCGAACGAATACGCCAACCTGCTCGGCGGCCGCCAGTACGAGCCGGAGGAAGAAAACCCGATGATCGGCTTCCGCGGCGCCAGCCGCTATGTCGATCCTTCGTTCGCACCCTCCTTCGCGCTCGAGTGCCGGGCGGTCAAGCGCGTGCGCGAGGACATGGGGCTGGACAACCTCTGGGTGATGATCCCGTTCGTGCGCACGCTGGGCGAAGGCCGCAAGGTGCTCGACGTGCTGGCACAGAACGGCCTCAAGCAGGGTGACAACGGGCTCAAGGTCATCATGATGTGCGAGGTGCCGTCGAATGCACTGCTGGCCGACGAGTTCCTCGACATGTTCGACGGCTTCTCGATCGGCTCCAACGACATGACCCAGCTGACCCTCGGGTTGGATCGCGATTCGGCGATCGTCGCCGGGCTGTTCGACGAGCGCGACCCTGCCGTCAAGAAGATGCTGTCGATGGCGATCCAGGCGGCACGGCGCCGTGGCAAGTACATCGGCATCTGCGGCCAGGGCCCGAGCGACCATCCGGACCTTGCGGAGTGGTTGATGCAGGAAGGCATCGAGTCGGTCTCGCTCAATCCGGACACGGTGGTCGACACCTGGCTGCGGCTGGCGAAGCTCAAGGCGCAGGGCTGA
- the acnB gene encoding bifunctional aconitate hydratase 2/2-methylisocitrate dehydratase, with translation MLQAYRHHVAERAALGIPPLPLTAQQTAEVIDLLKNPPAGEEQFLLDLLAHRVPAGVDDAAKVKASYLAALAFGAETSPLIGRERATELLGTMLGGYNVAPLVELLDDAVVGTIAADALKNTLLVFDAFHDVEEKARAGNANAKAVLQSWADAEWFTSRPEVPQSLTITVFKVPGETNTDDLSPAPDATTRPDIPMHALAMLKNRRADAPFVPEEDGKRGPIQEILSLKNGTGGSGGHLVAYVGDVVGTGSSRKSATNSVLWWTGDDIPYIPNKRAGGVCLGGKIAPIFYNTMEDAGALPIELDVSQMNHGDVVELRPYEGRALKNGEVIAEFQVKSDVLFDEVRAGGRIPLIIGRGLTAKARESLGLPATTLFRLPVQPADTGRGFSLAQKMVGRACGLPEGQGMRPGTYCEPKMTSVGSQDTTGPMTRDELKDLACLGFSADLVMQSFCHTAAYPKPVDVRTHHTLPEFISTRGGISLRPGDGVIHSWLNRMLLPDTVGTGGDSHTRFPVGISFPAGSGLVAFAAATGVMPLDMPESVLVRFKGEMQPGVTLRDLVNAIPYYAIKQGLLTVAKAGKKNIFSGRILEIEGLPQLKVEQAFELSDASAERSAAGCTVRLDKEPIIEYLTSNITLLKWMIAEGYADARSLARRIAKMEEWLADPQLLEPDADAEYAAVIEIDLAEVHEPLLACPNDPDDVKSLSDVAGTKIDEVFIGSCMTNIGHFRAAAKLLEGKRDIPTRLWVAPPTKMDASELTKEGVYGTFGSAGARMEMPGCSLCMGNQAQVREGATVFSTSTRNFPNRLGRNTNVFLGSAELAAICSRLGRIPTREEYMADIGVVNENGAEIYRYMNFDQIEEYREMAETVAA, from the coding sequence ATGTTGCAAGCCTATCGCCACCACGTGGCCGAACGCGCCGCGCTCGGCATCCCGCCGCTGCCGCTGACCGCACAGCAGACCGCCGAGGTCATCGACCTGCTGAAGAACCCGCCGGCGGGTGAGGAGCAGTTCCTGCTCGACCTCCTTGCCCACCGCGTGCCGGCCGGCGTGGATGACGCCGCCAAGGTCAAGGCGTCGTACCTCGCCGCACTGGCGTTCGGCGCCGAGACCAGTCCGCTGATCGGCCGCGAGCGCGCGACGGAGCTGCTGGGCACGATGCTGGGCGGTTACAACGTGGCGCCGCTGGTTGAGCTGCTGGACGACGCCGTGGTCGGCACCATCGCCGCCGACGCGCTGAAGAACACCCTGCTGGTGTTCGATGCCTTCCATGACGTCGAAGAGAAGGCCCGCGCCGGCAATGCCAATGCGAAAGCCGTGCTGCAGAGCTGGGCCGACGCCGAGTGGTTCACCTCCAGGCCGGAAGTGCCGCAGTCGCTGACCATCACCGTGTTCAAGGTGCCGGGCGAGACCAATACCGACGACCTGTCGCCGGCGCCGGATGCCACCACGCGTCCGGACATTCCGATGCACGCCCTGGCCATGCTGAAGAACAGGCGCGCCGACGCGCCGTTCGTGCCGGAGGAGGACGGCAAGCGTGGCCCGATCCAGGAGATCCTGTCGCTCAAGAACGGTACCGGTGGAAGCGGGGGCCACCTGGTCGCCTACGTCGGCGACGTGGTCGGTACCGGCTCCTCGCGCAAGTCCGCCACCAACTCGGTGCTGTGGTGGACCGGCGACGACATCCCCTACATCCCGAACAAGCGCGCCGGCGGCGTGTGCCTGGGCGGCAAGATCGCGCCGATCTTCTACAACACCATGGAAGACGCCGGTGCGCTGCCGATCGAGCTGGACGTGTCGCAGATGAACCACGGCGACGTGGTCGAGCTGCGTCCGTACGAGGGCAGGGCGCTGAAGAACGGCGAGGTGATCGCGGAGTTCCAGGTCAAGTCCGACGTGCTGTTCGACGAGGTGCGTGCCGGTGGCCGCATCCCGCTGATCATCGGCCGTGGCCTGACCGCCAAGGCACGCGAATCGCTGGGCCTGCCGGCCACCACGCTGTTCCGCCTGCCGGTGCAGCCGGCCGACACCGGTCGCGGTTTCTCGCTGGCGCAGAAGATGGTCGGCCGCGCCTGCGGCCTGCCGGAAGGCCAGGGCATGCGCCCGGGCACCTATTGCGAGCCGAAGATGACCTCGGTCGGTTCGCAGGACACCACCGGCCCGATGACCCGCGACGAGCTGAAGGACCTGGCCTGCCTGGGCTTCTCGGCCGACCTGGTCATGCAGTCGTTCTGCCATACCGCGGCCTACCCGAAGCCGGTGGACGTCAGGACCCACCACACCCTGCCGGAGTTCATCTCCACCCGCGGCGGTATCTCGCTGCGCCCGGGCGACGGCGTGATCCACAGCTGGCTCAACCGCATGCTGCTGCCCGACACCGTCGGTACCGGCGGCGACTCGCACACCCGCTTCCCGGTGGGCATCTCGTTCCCGGCCGGCTCCGGCCTGGTCGCGTTCGCCGCGGCCACCGGCGTCATGCCGCTGGACATGCCGGAGTCGGTGCTGGTGCGCTTCAAGGGTGAGATGCAGCCGGGCGTGACCCTGCGTGACCTCGTCAACGCGATCCCGTACTACGCGATCAAGCAGGGCCTGCTGACCGTGGCCAAGGCCGGCAAGAAGAACATCTTCTCCGGCCGCATCCTGGAGATCGAAGGCCTGCCGCAGCTGAAGGTGGAGCAGGCGTTCGAGCTGTCCGACGCCTCGGCCGAGCGCTCCGCCGCCGGCTGCACCGTGCGCCTGGACAAGGAGCCGATCATCGAATACCTCACCAGCAACATCACCCTGCTGAAGTGGATGATCGCCGAAGGCTATGCCGACGCCCGCTCGCTGGCGCGCCGCATCGCCAAGATGGAAGAGTGGCTTGCCGACCCGCAGCTGCTGGAACCCGACGCCGATGCCGAGTACGCGGCGGTGATCGAGATCGACCTGGCCGAGGTGCACGAGCCGCTGCTGGCCTGCCCGAACGATCCGGATGACGTGAAGTCGCTGTCCGACGTTGCAGGGACGAAGATCGACGAGGTCTTCATCGGTTCGTGCATGACCAACATCGGCCACTTCCGTGCCGCGGCCAAGCTGCTGGAAGGCAAGCGCGATATCCCGACCCGCCTGTGGGTCGCGCCGCCGACCAAGATGGACGCGTCCGAGCTCACCAAGGAAGGCGTCTACGGCACCTTCGGCAGCGCCGGTGCGCGCATGGAGATGCCGGGCTGCTCGCTGTGCATGGGCAACCAGGCCCAGGTGCGCGAGGGCGCGACCGTGTTCTCCACCTCCACCCGCAACTTCCCGAACCGCCTGGGCCGCAACACCAACGTGTTCCTGGGCTCGGCCGAACTGGCGGCGATCTGCTCGCGGCTGGGTCGCATCCCGACCCGCGAGGAGTACATGGCCGACATCGGCGTGGTGAACGAGAACGGCGCGGAAATCTACCGCTACATGAACTTCGACCAGATCGAGGAGTACCGCGAGATGGCGGAGACCGTCGCGGCCTGA
- a CDS encoding type II toxin-antitoxin system VapC family toxin, with translation MIAIDSSVLVDLLADGPLADAAEASLRRCLSVGPVVVCEVVLAEVCSALKDGAEAVAVLEEMGVRFSAIEAKSALRAGEMQRRHRQRGGGPGRAVSDFMIGAHALLQCDGLITRDNQFYRDYFKGLKLIVPAVE, from the coding sequence ATGATCGCCATCGATTCCTCCGTGCTTGTCGACCTGCTGGCCGACGGGCCGCTCGCCGATGCCGCCGAGGCAAGCCTGCGCCGCTGCCTGAGCGTCGGGCCGGTGGTGGTCTGCGAAGTGGTGCTGGCGGAGGTGTGCAGCGCCCTCAAGGACGGCGCCGAAGCGGTGGCCGTGCTCGAGGAGATGGGCGTGCGCTTCAGTGCGATCGAGGCCAAGTCCGCATTGCGGGCGGGCGAAATGCAGCGCCGCCATCGCCAGCGCGGCGGCGGGCCCGGGCGCGCGGTGTCGGATTTCATGATCGGCGCGCACGCGCTGCTGCAATGCGATGGGCTGATCACCCGCGACAACCAGTTCTACCGCGACTACTTCAAGGGCCTGAAGCTGATCGTGCCCGCGGTCGAGTGA
- a CDS encoding AbrB/MazE/SpoVT family DNA-binding domain-containing protein codes for MEATVAERGQITLPKAVRDALGLTKGTILKVELEGGRIILRKSVDDAVSRARGRFRLDGFGSTEEAVQALRGRGTASTPDSDAG; via the coding sequence ATGGAAGCCACCGTTGCCGAGCGCGGCCAGATCACCCTGCCGAAGGCCGTCCGTGACGCCCTGGGGTTGACCAAGGGCACCATCCTCAAGGTCGAGCTCGAAGGCGGGCGCATCATCCTGCGCAAGAGCGTGGATGACGCCGTGTCCCGCGCGCGCGGCCGTTTCCGCCTCGACGGGTTCGGCAGCACCGAGGAAGCGGTGCAGGCCCTGCGCGGTCGCGGCACGGCCTCCACGCCGGACAGCGACGCCGGATGA